Below is a genomic region from Persephonella sp..
TATGAAGCCCTTGAAAAGCGGTTTGATGAATATGTTGCAACATGTCTTATAGGAACAACTTTAAGTATAGTTACAATAACAGCCCTTTTTGTAGCTTTCCTGCATTCTTTTTCCTCCTATGTGCCAATAATTCAATCAAAGGAAGAACTTTTTGCAGAATCTGTTATTATTCTGACACTTCTTTTTGGAGAAATAATTCCCAAAAGTGTTTTTCAGCATTTTGCTGATAGACTTATTTACTTTATAGTCCCATTTGCAGAAATCTCAAGGAAGATTCTGTATCCTTTCCTCCTAATAGCAAAAGTGATCACAAAAATTGTTTTCTTTATTTTCAGGCTTGAACAGAAAAGAGAAAAAATATTAACAAGAGAGGAGCTTCTTGATGCTCTTATACTTGAGTCTGAAGGGATTGAGGAGTTTGAAAAAAAGATTGTTGCAAATGTTTTGATTTTTGAGGAAAGAAGGCTTGGGGAGATAGTTGTTCCCCTATCTGATGTTGCTGCTGTTCCTCTGGGAAGCAAAATCGGGGATATAATCCACATTTTTAAGGACACAGGATTTTCCAGAATACCTGTATACAAAAAGAGAATAGATCAGATTGTTGGTGTTATCAGGGCTTATGATCTTGCTGAAGCTTCAGCTGATGATCCTGTTGATAAAATTGTAAGACCCATAAGGTATCTTCCTGAATTTACAAGTCTGCCTAATGTTCTTAAAGGTTTCAAGCAGTTTAAAGACCATATGGCTGTTGTTGTTGATGAAAGGGGAGCAACAATGGGTATAATCACCCTTGAAGATGTTCTGGAAGAGATAGTAGGCGAGATAAGAGATGAGTTTTCTAAGAAAGAAAAAAGAATGATAAAGAGATACATTCAGGATAAGGTTGTTGTTGACGGAAGGCTTGAGCTGAAAGAGGTAGAGGTTTTAATGGGAGTGAAACTTCCAGAAGGACCTTACGAAACGGTAGGTGGTATGATCATATACTTACTTGGGAGAATGCCAAAAAGAGGTGAAACGCTAACTGTTGACGGCGTCAAGTTCACTGTAATGAGCATAAACATAAGAAGGGTGCAGGAGGTTATGATAGAGAAGTTGGAAGGAGAAAAAGAACAGAAAGAGTGAAAATGGAGCGAGCGACGGGACTCGAACCCGCGACCCCTTCCTTGGCAAGGAAGTGCTCCACCAACTGAGCTACGCTCGCCTATCAAGGTGAATATTATATATGCAAAATTTTCAAAGTGTCAATCCTGTGTATCGGTTCAGCAC
It encodes:
- a CDS encoding hemolysin family protein translates to MFSYLIAIIFFLILEGLYSGSELALFSVDRNKLKYLAKNGNKRAKKVYEALEKRFDEYVATCLIGTTLSIVTITALFVAFLHSFSSYVPIIQSKEELFAESVIILTLLFGEIIPKSVFQHFADRLIYFIVPFAEISRKILYPFLLIAKVITKIVFFIFRLEQKREKILTREELLDALILESEGIEEFEKKIVANVLIFEERRLGEIVVPLSDVAAVPLGSKIGDIIHIFKDTGFSRIPVYKKRIDQIVGVIRAYDLAEASADDPVDKIVRPIRYLPEFTSLPNVLKGFKQFKDHMAVVVDERGATMGIITLEDVLEEIVGEIRDEFSKKEKRMIKRYIQDKVVVDGRLELKEVEVLMGVKLPEGPYETVGGMIIYLLGRMPKRGETLTVDGVKFTVMSINIRRVQEVMIEKLEGEKEQKE